The Sandaracinus amylolyticus genomic interval ATCATGCCCGCGTCGGTGTAGGCCTGCGCGACCTCGGCGTGGAGGTTCGCGATCTTGCCCTTCACGAACGGGTCGAGCTGACCCGGCGAGTCCGCGCCGCGCGCGAGCGCCGCTTGGTAGATGCGCTTCGCCTCGTCGTAACGGCCGAGGTCGTTGTACGTGACCGCGAGGTTGAGCGCGGCCTCCGTGTAGTTCGGGTTGATCTGGAGCGCCTCTTCGAACGCTGCCTGTGCTTCCTCGAAGCGGCCGCGATCGTGGTGGATGACGCCCGTCATGTTGAGCACGTCCGCGAACTTCGCGGTCTCGCGCTCGAGCACCTGCCGGAGGTAGTGCTCCGCCTTGTCGAACTCGCGCTTCTCGTAGTGCTCGCGACCGAGGGCGAGGAGCTGTTTCGTGCGTTCGTCCATCGGATACCGCTCGAGGACCGAATCGTATCGAGGTGACGGGAACGCGTAAAGAACTCAGGGCTCTTCTTCGCGCTGCTGGTCCGCGATGTCCTCTTCGATCTCGTCGGCGGCGCGCTCGCGCTCCTCGCGCTGGATGTCCTCCTCGATCGCGCCCGAGGTCCGGCCGCGCTCGAGATCCGCGGCCTCGACGTCCGTTCCGCGCACCTCGATGCCCATCTCGCTCGTGTCCTCGAGCGAGTCGGTGCCCGGCGTGCCCGAGCCGCCGAGGCCGCTGCGATCGTCGCCCGTGACGTCGTCGATGTCGGTGCCCGGCTCGATGCCGCGGCCGCCCGAGGGACGACGCGGCTGGTCCTCGGGCTCGGGCGCGTCCACCGGATCCGTGCTGCCCATCGTGCGCAGGTAGTTGCGCGCCTGCACCGCGTAGCCGCTGCGCGGGAAGCGATCGACGAGCTCGCCGAACGCGAGGCGCGCGTCGCGCTGCTCGCGCATGTGCAGGTACGTGCGGCCCATCAGCAGCAGCGCCTCGGGCACCACGCCGCTGCCGTCGTACTCGGAGAGCAGCGTCTGGATGCGCGAGATGGTCGCGTGGGGCTGGTCGCGGTTCAGGTAGTACGACGCGACGTAGAGCTCGTGCCGCGCCAGCAGATCGAGCACCTGACGCTCGATGCGGCGCGCGTCCTCGACGTGCTCGCTCTCCGGGTAGTCGGCGAGGAAGCGACGCACGACGCGCAGCGCCGAGCGCGTCGCGGCCTGATCACGCTCCTCCGGCGGCGGAGAGAGAAAGAAGTCCGTGGGGATCTGCTGGAAGTACGCGCGCGCGATCGAGTAGTTCGCGGTGTCGATCTCGGCGTGCGTCGGGCGCTGGCGGATGAACGAGCGGTACGCGCGGATCGCCTCGGTGTAGTGCTGCTGGGAGAGCTCGCAGTCGGCGAGTCGCAGCTCGGCGAGCGCGGCATAGCGGGAGTACGGGTACTCGCGCCTCACGTTCTGGAGCAGCGGGGCGGCGGTGAGACAGTCGTTGTCCTCCACCGCGGCGAGCGCGCGCTCGTAGTCGCGACGGGCGCTCTCGCCGTAGCTGAGCGCGGCCCCCTGCTGCGATCCGCCGCATGCGGCGAGCGCGAGAACGAGAGCGACGGGGGCGTAGAGACGGAGGTCCGGCACGGCGCGCCGAGGCTAGATGAGCCCCGACACGTCGGCAACCAGCTGAGGCAGCTGGTCTCACCGCGCGCGCAGGGCGCCGTCGCTACCGCAGCTCGCGGAGCGCCTGCTCGACGCGCGCGCGATCGAGCTCGCCGCTGCCCGCGAGGGCGCGCTGGTAGTAGTCGCGGGCGCGCGTGGTGTCGCGACGGGCGCGCATCACGTCGCCGTAGAGCGCGAGCGCGGGCGCGTTGTTCGGGTGCTGCTGGAGCACGCGATCGAGGAAGCCGCTCGCGAGCACGTCGCGGTTCTGACGCATCGCGAGCTCGGCCGCGCGCACCAGGCCCGCGGGGTTGCGGGGATCGAGATCGGCCGCGTGGCGATACTGCTCGAACGCTTCCTCGTAGCGCTCGGTGCGCGCGAGCACGTCGCCGAGCGCGAGCGCGCTGCCGGGATCGTTCGCGACGAGCGCGAGCGCGCGGCGGATCTCCTGCTCCGCGCCCGCGAGATCGCCGCGCTGCACGAGCACACGACCGAGGCCCGAGTGCGCCGGCGCGTTGTCGGCGTGCGCGCTGATCGCCGCGCGGTACGCAGCCTCGGCCGCATCGACCTGGCCGGCGGCGAGCATCGCGTCGGCGGCGGCGACCTGCGCCTCGGGCCAGTCGGGGCGGCCCGCGACGGCGCGCGCGAGCAGCGTGCGGCCCTCGTCCGACGACGAGAGCAGCCGTCCGAGCTCGTACTGGATCTCGGGATCGCTCGCATCGAGCTCGAGCGCCCGGCGCATCGCGCGCACCGCGTCGTCGCGTCGCCCCGCGGCTGCGTACAGACGACCGAGCCCGAGGTGCGGCTCCGCCGACTGGGGGCGCGCCTGGATCGCGCGCTGGTACGCAGCCTCGGCGTCGCTCACCGCCGCGCGGCGGCGATGGGCCTCCGCGAGCGCGTAGAGCGCCTCGTAGCTCGTGGGCTCGGTCGCGAGCGCCGCCTCGAGCTGCTCGAACGCGCGCGCGCTGCGGTTCCACACCAGGTCCGCGCGCGCATTGCACACGCGGGTGAGCACTGCGTCCGCCTGCGCGCGCGTCAGCGCACGGCACGCACGCTCCGCCGCGCCGTGATCTTCGCGCGCGAACGCGACCCGCGCGACGTCGAAGAGCGCATCGAGCGAGCCCGGCGTCAGGCGCGCCGCGCGCGTGAGCTGGGCCTCGGCCTCGCGGTACCGACCGGCGCGCAGCAGCGCGATCCCCAGCGCGCGCTGGACCGCGTGATCGCGCGGCGCAGCGCGCGATTCGGTGCGCAGGCGCGCGAGCTCGGTCTCCTGCGCACGCACCGCCGGGGGCGGAGCGACGAGCCCGAGGGCGAGCGCGGCGATCAGGACGGCGACGACACGACGCATCGGCAGGCTTCCTTTCGTGCGGAGGACCGAGCCGTCTTAGTACCGCACTCGCGCCAGGCCGGGAACGTGGATGCTCACGCGCAGCGGTACGTCGCGGTACGCTCGCCTCGGTGCTCGAGGTCCTGGCGCGACCGATCCGCGTGGTGCGCTCGCGGCCCGGCCTCTTCGTGGGCGCGGTCGCGTCGTCGGTGCTGGGGCTCGCGCTTCCGTCGGCATGGGGCACGCCGACGCGCGTGCTGGTGGCGTGGGACGTGGGCGTCCTCGCGTACCTGCTCGTCGCGTACTCGATGATGGCGCGCTCCGACGCCGCGACGATGCGGCGGCGTGCGATCGAGCAGGACGTGGGCGCGTTCGTGATCCTCGTGCTGACCGTGCTCGCGTGCTTCGCGAGCGTGGGCGCGATCGTCGTGGAGCTCGCGGCCGACGACGCGCCGCGCGGCGTGCAGCTCGCGCTCGTCGCCGCGACGATCGTGCTGTCGTGGACGCTCGTGCACACGATGTTCGCCCTGCACTACGCGCACGAGTACGAGCTGGGCTGCGAGGATCGCCCCGAGATCCCCGGGCGGGTCGCGGGCGGCCTCGACTTCCAGAGCGACGAGCCGCCCGACTACGCCGACTTCGTGTACTTCGCGTTCGTGATCGGCGTCGCGGCGCAGACCGCGGACGTGGTGATCACGAGCAAGCGGCTGCGGCGCTACGCGGCGGCGCACGGGATCGTGTCGTTCTACTTCAACACGACCGTGCTCGCGCTCGCGATGAACCTCGTCGCCGGCCTGTTCTGATCGCGGGCGCGAGGGATGGAAGCGGCGCGCGCGCGGTACGATCGACGCGTGAGCCGCATCGGCGGGTGCATGCTGGTGTGCGTCGCGCTCTGCGCCGCGGTCGTGCGCGCCGATCACGAGGGCGCGGGCGAGGCCTCTCGCGCACCGGTCGCGCCCGAGCCGGAGGCGACACCGATCGCGCCGATCGCGCCCGAGCCCCAGCTCGAGCCCGAGCCCGAGCCGCGACGCGAGGCGCTCCGCTCGACCTTCACGATCACACCGCGCGACACGAGCTCGCTCGGCGTCGTCGCGCGCCGCGCCGGGCGGGTGCTGCTCGGCGATCGCGCGCTCACCATCGCGTCGCCGTGGGCGCGCGGCGCGAGCTGGTCGTCGACCGCGCTCGGATCGGGCGCGGTCTCGTCCTTCGCGGCGCCGCTGCGGGTGTTCCCGTCGGGCCAGATCGGGCCGTTCGCGGAGAACGCGTGGCCGGCCGGCGACGTGCTCGTCGCGAACGACGGAGCGGGCACGCTCCTCGTGCATCCCGACGGGCGCGTCGTGCGCGGCGACGCGCGCGGGCGCGCATCGACGCTCGGCGCCGCCGCGATCGGCACCGACGCGATCGTGTGGTGGCGCATCGACGCGACGCGGACCGAGGTCGAGCGGATCGATCGCACGACCGCGCGCTCGCTCTGGCGTCGTCCCGGCCCGACGTGGTCGTGGGACGCGCGCCTCGTGATCGGACGTGATCACGTCGCGCTCCTCGCCGATCGCGAGATCTCGGTGCTCGACGCGGCCACCGGCGCGACACGGGCGCGCTTCGCGCTCGCTGCGATGCGCCCCGGCCTCGGATGGCCTCACGCGTTCGCGCTCGCGAGCGGCTCGCTCGTCGTCGCCGCGACGGGAGGCGTCGTGGTGATCGACCTCGCGAGCGGAGCGCGCCGGACGATCCGGACCGGCGCGCCCGCCCTCCCGGCGATCGTCGCGGTCGACCCCGACGACGAGCGCGCGATCGTGATCGCGCAGGGCGCGGAGCTCTTCGAGCTCGATCTCGCGCGCGACGTGGTGCGATGGACGGTCCGCGCGCGCGAGGCGACCGCGCTGCGCGTGGTGCGCGCGCACGTCGTGCTCTGCGACGGCGACGGCGGCGCGACCGTGATCGAGCGCGCGACCGGTGCCGCGCGGCTGCGGGTCGGCGTCGGTGGCTGCGACGACGTGCGCGCGCGCGACGACGGGACCATCGCGATCGCGGGCTCACGCGAGACGTGGATCGTCGGTCCCGCCGCGCCGAGGCCCGCGGTCGACGTGGAGGGCGCGGTCGTGCTCGACGGCGCGCCGGCCGCGGCGCTGCCGGTGTTGATCGGCGCGCTCGGCGTCCCGCTCGACGGAGCCGACGGCTGCCCGCCGGTGCCCGAGTACGCGCGCTGCGTGATCACCGATCGCGCAGGGCGCTTCCGCGCGCGCATCCACGCGCTCGGGCTCCTGCCGATCACCGTCGACGTCGACGCCGCCGCGCGCCGCGCCGGGCGTCCGCGCGCGATCGGCGGCCACGCGGAGCTCGATCTCGACGCGCCCTCCCCCGTCCGGCTCGAGGTCGAGGGCGCCGATCACGAGCTCTGATCGTGCGGAAGATCCAGTCCCAGAGCGGCGTGCCGATGCCCCAGCGCGAGCCCGGCGCGAGGTGGTGGTGCTTCATGTGGTGCGCCTGCAGCGCGCGCATCACGCGGCTCGTCGGCCGACCGTGGTGCGCGACCCAGTGCACGCGCTCGTACGCGACGTAGCCCACCGTCGCGCCCGCCATCGCGGCCCACCACGCGTCGGGACCGAGCGCGAGCCGGAACAGGCCGTGGAAGAGCAGCGCGATCGACAGCAGCTGCACCGGCGTCGCCGCGATGCGCCGCGGATCTCGAGGCCACACGTGGTGGTGTCCGTGCGCCAGCAGCGTCGCGATGCGCAGCGTCTCGTTCTCCGCGCGTGCGTGGAAGAGGAAGCGGTGCATCAGGTACTCGACGAGCGACCACGCCGCCCATCCGACCACGACGAGCAGCGCGCCCCACCCTGCGCCGACCCCGCGCGACCACGCCTGCCACGCGCAGAGCGCGGCGAACGGCACACCGACGACGTACGGCGCGAGCGGGTGCGACCGCGTGAGCGCATCGAGCAGCCCGTTGCGATAGAGCGCGGGCCGCGCGTGCTCGTCCTTCGGGCGCAGCCCCGGCTCGCGCCACGGGAGCGCGGCGGCCTCGTTCGCCTCGTCGGTGAGATCGCTCGCGCGCACGCGACGACGATCCTAGGGTCACGAGGCGAAGAGCACGAGCCCGAACACGCCGCGCCGCGAGAACCCCAGCGACTCGTAGGCGCGCTGCGCCGCGACGTTCCCCTCGCCCGTGAACAGCACCGCGCGCGACGCGCCCTCGTCGCGCGCGATGCGCAGCGAGCCCGCGACCACCGCGCGCGCGTACCCTCGGCTGCGCAGCGCGACGGGGGTCCACACCCCGCCGACCTGCACCACGTCCGGCAGACGCGCGTTGAACGCGGAGTACGCCACGACCTCGCCCTCGTGCTCGAGCACGAACGCGTCGCCCTGCTGGTGCAGCCGCTCGATCTCGCTCCGCGCACGGCGCGCGAGCTCCGCGCCGCGCCTCACGCCGAGCAGCTCCGCGCTGTAGTCCTCGCGCCACGCGCTGCAGCGATCGACGTCGACGTCGCGCGTGCGGCGCGCGCGGACCGCGCCCGCGGCGAGCGCATCGGGCACGCGCAGCGACGCGAGCTCGAGCGCGTAGAGGTGCTCGCGCGAGTCGAGCGACGCCGGGCGCGCCGTCATCCCCAGCACCTCGCGCGCCTGCGACGTCTGCGCGTACGGCCCGGAGAAGCCCGCCACGTCGCTCCCCCGCGTCTCCGCGAGGACCGCGTGCACCACCTCGCGCAGCGCGATCGGCGCTTGCAGCAGCACCATGCCGTTCCACGCGTGCGCCGCGATCGCGACGACGCGTCCGCCGTCGTCGAGCGCCGCGGCCCACGTCCCCTGGAGCGGCGCGCCTTCGTCGACGAGCCCGGCCGCGCGCAGGTTCGCGCGCAGGAACATCGAAGACTCCGTGTGCGCCGCGAGGAACGCGTCGGCGCGCGCCTCATCACCCGGAGCGAGCAGGCGGACGTGTGTCACCCGCCCGTGATAGCGCGCTCGGCGCGCGACGCCGTGTACTAAGCTGCGCTCACGCATGCGCGCCGCGCTCACGACCGCGCTCTCTCTCGTGCTCTCGCTCGGTTGCACCGTGTCGGCGACGATCGGCGAGACCGACGGCGGAGGACGGCGCGGGCCCGACGGAGCGATCGAGCCAGGGTGCACGCGCGTCGCGTGCGGGCCGCGCACCTACGCCTGCGGCGATTGCATCGACCAGGACGGCGACGGCCGCGCCGACGCCGCGGATCCCGAGTGCATCGGCCCGTGCGACGACAGCGAGGAGATCCTCGGCCTCGCGATCCCCGGCGGCGACGGCGCGGGATGCTCGCTCGACTGCTACTTCGATGCGAACCAGGGCTCGGGCAACGACGGCTGCCACTGGGACCACCGCTGCGATCCGCTCGGGCCCGACCCTCGCGCGATGTGCATGCCGCGCGATCCGCCGCCCGCCGACGCGCGCTGCCCGGAGACGCAGAGCGACGTCTGCGGCGCGGCGTGCGGCGCGCTGACGCCGAACGGGTGCGACTGCTTCGGGTGCTGCAACCTGCCGGTCGGCGGGGATCGCTTCGTGTTCGTCGGGTCGATCGACGACGAGGGCGAGCCTTCGTGCGACGCGGCCGGGCTCGACGATCCCACGCGCTGCCGCCCGTGCACGCCGGTGCTCGACTGCTTCAACGAGTGCGAGACCTGCGAGCTGTGCGTCGGGCGGACGCGCCTGCCTTCGAGCTGCGCCGGCGGCGAGGACGGCGGCCCGCCGGTGCGCCGCTGCGCGCCCGGCGTGCAGACGTGCGGGCTGGCCGGCGAGCCCGGCTGTCCGGCGACGTACTACTGCGTGACCGGCTGCTGCGTGTACTTCGGCTGAGCGCAGCGCACGACGTGCGCGCTGCGCGCCGAGTCACTCGTCGGGATGGTTGCGCGCCCAGTACGAGATGAGCGCGTTGTCGTCGACGATGCGCGAGTGGTAGTGGCCCCAGACGTCGGTGACCATCACGCACGCGCCCTGGCTCAGGCGCGGCGTCAGGTAGATCGCGTAGTAGTCGGCGCCGCTTCCGTCGTCGACCGGGCCCAGGCGATCGAGCTTCTTGCCGGTGACCGGCGAGAGCAGCTCGAGGCGCGTGCCGAGCGGCAGATCGGTCATGCCGGTCTTGCGACGGTCGCCGTGGATCGGCGAGAGGTGGACGAGCCCCTCGCGGCCGTGCGCGCGCACCTTGAGCGTGACGGCCGCGTGGCCGTCGAACTCGACGTCGCCGACGCCGACCAGGCTCTCGCCGTCGGGCCCGAACGCCTGCGTGACCACGACGGTCACTCCGCCCGCGACCGGCACGAGGCTGTCGCGCGGCGCGTCGAGGTCGGCCTCGACCTTCAGGTTGTCCTCGTCGATGTGCTTCCGATCGACCATGTGATCCCTCAGCGCCGCCGCATACCACGCGTACCACCAGCGCGTCGACACCTCGCAGGTACGTCCGCGTCAGCGAGCGATGCGCGGGAAGAGCGGCGCACCTCGACGCACGTGGAGCCCCGGCGCGCCGAGCGCATCGGCGCCGAGCTGGTGCGCGATCGCGCGCGCCGTGGACGGCAAGAGCGGCGCGAGCGCGAGCGCGATCACGCGCAGCGCGTCGGCGAGATGGAAGAGCGTCGTCTCGAGCGCGGGCCGCGCGTCGGGATCCCGCGCGAGCGACCACGGCGCGCGGCGATCCGCGTAGGCGTTCGCCGCGAGCACCACGCGCGCGATCGCGCTCGCCGCCTCGTGCGGCGCGAAGCGATCCAGCGCGTCGTCGACGCGCGCCGCGAGCCCGTCGACCTCCACCCGCAGCGCGCGCTCGAGCTCCGTCTCCTCGTGCGCGCTCGGCACGCGTCCGCCCGCGCGCTCGATCAGCGACACCGTGCGCGCGAGCAGGTTGCCCAGCTGGTTCGCGAGCTCCGCGTCGTGCACCGCGACGAAGCGCTCGAGCGAGAAGTCGCCGTCGCGATCGACCGGCAGGTGGCGCAGGAGGAACCAGCGCACCGCGTCGGTGCCGTGGCGCGCGACCAGCTCGAACGGCGAGATCGCGGCCGCGCCCGACTTCGCGATCTTCCGGCCCTCGACCGTCACGTAGCCGTGCACGTAGAGGCGCGTCGGCCAGGGCTCGCGCGCCGCCGAGAGCAGCGCCGGCCAGAGCGCCGCGTGGAAGCGCAGGATGCCCTTGCCGAGCACGTGCACGCGCTCGCGCGCCTCGCGCCACGACGCGCCGAACGCCTCGTCGTCGTCTCCGTAGCCGATCGCCGACGCGTAGCTCGTGAGCGCGTCGAGCCACACCCAGATCACCTGCGCGTCCTTGGCCGACCCAGCGTCTCCGGGCACCGGGATCGCCCAGCCACGCGCGCGCCTCGCCGAGCGCGAGACGCTCACGTCGCGCAGCCCCGCGCGCAAGAGCGCGAGCACCTCGCGTCGATGCGCCTCGGGCTCGATGCGCAGCCGTCCTTCGTCGATCGCACGCGCGATCGTCTCGCCGTGCGCAGAGAGACGGAGGAACCAGTTCTCCTCCTCGACGCGCTCGAGCGCGCTCTGCGGGTGCTCGTCGCAGCGCTCCTCGCCCTCGTCGACGAAGCGCTCGCAGCCCGCGCAGTAGAGGCCGCGATAGGGCGCGCGGTAGAGCTCGCCGCGCTCGGCGAGCGCGCGCCACGAGCGCTCCACCGCCGCGCGATGGCGCGGCTCGCTGGTGCGCACGAACACGTCGGTCGAGAGATCGAGCGTCTCGCGCAGCGCGGCGAAGCGCGCGGCGTTCGCGCGCACGAGCTCCGCGACCGAGACGCCGGCGCGCTCGGCGGCGAGCACGTTCTTCAAGCTGTGCTCGTCGGAGCCGGTCACGAAGCGCACGTCGTGGCCGCGGGCGCGCGCGTGTCGCGCGATCACGTCGGCGAGGACGGCCTCGTAGGCGAAGCCGAGGTGCGGCTCGGCGTTGACGTAGGGGATGGCGGTCGAGACGTAGAACGGGATCGTCATGGCGGCGTGCTCCTCACGCCGGCCGCGCACGCTCACGAAGTCACGTCGTCACGCTCACCACGACGCCGCGCCTCGCGAGAGGGCGCGGCCGGGTCGTGCGTGATGCGGTGGAACGGATCAGGCAGTCGTCGGCGCGTGCGCCCCGCGGAAGCGGGGCATCGACATGAGCGCGCCGAGGATGGCCATGACGGTCAGTGTGCCCGCCGCGCGGCGCGGAGCAAGGACGGCGCGCGGCATCCCCGCTTGCGGACGCCCGCGAGTGTCCCCGACCCGTGGCGGGCGCCCTCGCACGTCCCCGATCGAGGCTCACGACGACCGACCGAGGTTGAGATCGGGCGCGCGAAACCACTGCGGATTCCCCGGCCGAGCGCCGATCCGCGCCCCGTGACGGCCCCGGACGCGTGGCGTCACCGCTCGTCGACTTCCGATCACGCCCCCGGACGCGTGTCCGCACCGTTCCTCGACTTCCGATCACGCCCCCCGACGCGTGTCCGCACCGTTCCTCGACTTCCGATCACGCCCCCGGACGCGCGTCCGCCCCCGTCATCCGCTCGTGATCGCGGCCCCCGCCACGCGTCAGCACCGTTC includes:
- a CDS encoding GNAT family N-acetyltransferase produces the protein MTHVRLLAPGDEARADAFLAAHTESSMFLRANLRAAGLVDEGAPLQGTWAAALDDGGRVVAIAAHAWNGMVLLQAPIALREVVHAVLAETRGSDVAGFSGPYAQTSQAREVLGMTARPASLDSREHLYALELASLRVPDALAAGAVRARRTRDVDVDRCSAWREDYSAELLGVRRGAELARRARSEIERLHQQGDAFVLEHEGEVVAYSAFNARLPDVVQVGGVWTPVALRSRGYARAVVAGSLRIARDEGASRAVLFTGEGNVAAQRAYESLGFSRRGVFGLVLFAS
- a CDS encoding methionine--tRNA ligase produces the protein MTIPFYVSTAIPYVNAEPHLGFAYEAVLADVIARHARARGHDVRFVTGSDEHSLKNVLAAERAGVSVAELVRANAARFAALRETLDLSTDVFVRTSEPRHRAAVERSWRALAERGELYRAPYRGLYCAGCERFVDEGEERCDEHPQSALERVEEENWFLRLSAHGETIARAIDEGRLRIEPEAHRREVLALLRAGLRDVSVSRSARRARGWAIPVPGDAGSAKDAQVIWVWLDALTSYASAIGYGDDDEAFGASWREARERVHVLGKGILRFHAALWPALLSAAREPWPTRLYVHGYVTVEGRKIAKSGAAAISPFELVARHGTDAVRWFLLRHLPVDRDGDFSLERFVAVHDAELANQLGNLLARTVSLIERAGGRVPSAHEETELERALRVEVDGLAARVDDALDRFAPHEAASAIARVVLAANAYADRRAPWSLARDPDARPALETTLFHLADALRVIALALAPLLPSTARAIAHQLGADALGAPGLHVRRGAPLFPRIAR
- a CDS encoding outer membrane protein assembly factor BamD, with protein sequence MPDLRLYAPVALVLALAACGGSQQGAALSYGESARRDYERALAAVEDNDCLTAAPLLQNVRREYPYSRYAALAELRLADCELSQQHYTEAIRAYRSFIRQRPTHAEIDTANYSIARAYFQQIPTDFFLSPPPEERDQAATRSALRVVRRFLADYPESEHVEDARRIERQVLDLLARHELYVASYYLNRDQPHATISRIQTLLSEYDGSGVVPEALLLMGRTYLHMREQRDARLAFGELVDRFPRSGYAVQARNYLRTMGSTDPVDAPEPEDQPRRPSGGRGIEPGTDIDDVTGDDRSGLGGSGTPGTDSLEDTSEMGIEVRGTDVEAADLERGRTSGAIEEDIQREERERAADEIEEDIADQQREEEP
- a CDS encoding tetratricopeptide repeat protein, with product MDERTKQLLALGREHYEKREFDKAEHYLRQVLERETAKFADVLNMTGVIHHDRGRFEEAQAAFEEALQINPNYTEAALNLAVTYNDLGRYDEAKRIYQAALARGADSPGQLDPFVKGKIANLHAEVAQAYTDAGMMPDAMHELRKAILLCPTFADLRVKLANLYRQAGDLDAARFELEEAINARPRYVPAYIALGVTLLSMGNGERAMESWKSALEVDPDNKAADMYLRMARGATSSSPPPKLDASAERAILGGKIDND
- a CDS encoding sterol desaturase family protein; translation: MRASDLTDEANEAAALPWREPGLRPKDEHARPALYRNGLLDALTRSHPLAPYVVGVPFAALCAWQAWSRGVGAGWGALLVVVGWAAWSLVEYLMHRFLFHARAENETLRIATLLAHGHHHVWPRDPRRIAATPVQLLSIALLFHGLFRLALGPDAWWAAMAGATVGYVAYERVHWVAHHGRPTSRVMRALQAHHMKHHHLAPGSRWGIGTPLWDWIFRTIRARDRRPRPRAGRGRARRDRAPRGRRSRADARRGARRRRRRR
- a CDS encoding tetratricopeptide repeat protein — protein: MRRVVAVLIAALALGLVAPPPAVRAQETELARLRTESRAAPRDHAVQRALGIALLRAGRYREAEAQLTRAARLTPGSLDALFDVARVAFAREDHGAAERACRALTRAQADAVLTRVCNARADLVWNRSARAFEQLEAALATEPTSYEALYALAEAHRRRAAVSDAEAAYQRAIQARPQSAEPHLGLGRLYAAAGRRDDAVRAMRRALELDASDPEIQYELGRLLSSSDEGRTLLARAVAGRPDWPEAQVAAADAMLAAGQVDAAEAAYRAAISAHADNAPAHSGLGRVLVQRGDLAGAEQEIRRALALVANDPGSALALGDVLARTERYEEAFEQYRHAADLDPRNPAGLVRAAELAMRQNRDVLASGFLDRVLQQHPNNAPALALYGDVMRARRDTTRARDYYQRALAGSGELDRARVEQALRELR
- a CDS encoding DUF1345 domain-containing protein, which encodes MLEVLARPIRVVRSRPGLFVGAVASSVLGLALPSAWGTPTRVLVAWDVGVLAYLLVAYSMMARSDAATMRRRAIEQDVGAFVILVLTVLACFASVGAIVVELAADDAPRGVQLALVAATIVLSWTLVHTMFALHYAHEYELGCEDRPEIPGRVAGGLDFQSDEPPDYADFVYFAFVIGVAAQTADVVITSKRLRRYAAAHGIVSFYFNTTVLALAMNLVAGLF